In Anolis sagrei isolate rAnoSag1 chromosome 9, rAnoSag1.mat, whole genome shotgun sequence, the following proteins share a genomic window:
- the MCEE gene encoding methylmalonyl-CoA epimerase, mitochondrial: MAALRLTLRSGLLPWFLKADPVPRTLSSSASMSQRTAPPSWKLGHLNHVAIAVPDLEKAARFYRDVLGAHVSGTVPLPEHGVSTIFVELGNTKIELLHPLGEKSPIAGFLQKNKAGGMHHICIEVDNITEAMAELKEKKIRLLSEEPRIGAHGKPVVFLHPKDCDGVLVELEEA, encoded by the exons ATGGCGGCCCTCAGGCTGACACTCAGATCAG GACTCCTCCCCTGGTTCCTCAAAGCGGATCCAGTGCCACGAACACTCTCTAGTTCTGCCTCGATGTCCCAAAGGACGGCACCTCCTTCGTGGAAGCTGGGACACCTCAACCATGTGGCCATCGCGGTGCCCGACTTGGAGAAGGCTGCCCGTTTCTACCGGGATGTCCTAGGGGCTCATGTCAGCGGCACCGTCCCTCTCCCTGAACACGGCGTCAGCACCATCTTCGTGGAACTGGGCAACACCAAGATTGAGCTGCTGCATCCCTTGGGCGAGAAGAGCCCCATTGCCGGGTTCCTGCAAAAGAACAAGGCCGGAGGGATGCACCACATCTGCATCGAG GTGGATAACATTACCGAGGCCATGGCAGAACTGAAGGAGAAGAAGATCCGGCTGTTGAGCGAAGAGCCCCGAATTGGAGCCCATGGGAAGCCGGTGGTTTTCCTCCACCCGAAGGACTGTGATGGGGTCTTGGTGGAGCTTGAGGAGGCCTAA